The genomic region CGCGCTTCGCTCACGCTGAGCCTCTCTCCTGTCGGATGCTCACCGAGCGGCCGACCCAACCCGCCTACTTCTTGGCGTCGATGATTGACTGTACCTGATCTTTGGTTGTCGCCCGAGTGACCGTTACCTTGCCTGAAGCGATATCTTCGGTTGCCTGTTTGACAGCGGCCGTGATGTCGTCTGTGAACGCATCCGTTTCTTGCAGGGTGAGTCCTTTATTCTCGACAGTCAGCGAGTATGTTGCTGTGCCGAAGGAACCATCCTCAACATCCTTGATGGCTTGAGTAAAGGTGTCTGCAAAGTTCCACTGCACCGTTGTCAGCACGGTATCTGGATTCGTTACGGCCTCGCTCACGTCGCCGATGGTCGCAATGTACTTGACATTTGGAGCGGTTTCAACAGCCTGGAGATAACCGACCGTTGCCCCGTCACCCATGCCAATAATGACATCGGCGCCACCAGCGATGAGAACCGAGGCTTGATTTTTCCCTCCGGCAGAATCTCCGTACTCGGCTGGCCCGATGTACGCGATAGTGACCTCGATGCTGGGATCAACACTGTACACGCCCTCTGCAAATCCACCAGACATGCGAAACCAGTTCAGGTCTTCGGCCGACACGACGATGCCAACCTTTTGTGTGGTCGTGGACTTGGCGGCAACAACACCGGCAAGATAGGCACCCTGCTGAGCCTCGGTTGTGACCGAAGCCACCGTGCCAGGAATGTTCTTCTCGTAGTCGACTACGAGCGTGGGCACGCCGGTCGCCTCGGCAACGCGCGCTGCAACCGTGGCAAAGCCGCTTGCGTGGGCAATGATGAAGTCGTTTCCGTTGTCGGCGACCTGCGTCAGAATCGTCTCGGTGTTGTCGTAGCCAACATTGGAGTTGTCGTCGAGTTCAATATCGAGAGACGTTGCAACATCCTTTGCTGCCCAGATGCCCTGCTGGTTCCAACCATGATCGGCCTCTTTTTCGGGCGTCACGATTGCGAATTTCTTGACAGTTGTCGAGGCATCGCTCGAGGCTCCCGTTTCGCTACCTCGCGCCGAACATCCCGCAGCGGCCAGCATGCCAGCGGCAACCATAATCGCGACTCCGGTGCGGACAATACGGCGGGCGGTAGCCCCAGAAGCGTTAGCATTCAACACAGGAAATGATCACCTTTCGCGAGGATGTCGGCGCCGTGGCAACCGCTGCACAAACGCCACCATTAGGTGGCTCCGATACAGAAATCATAACGGTGAACATATACCCTGCTCATCGCAGGCTCTCTGGAGAGGTCGATCGTTACCAAGATGAGTTCTCGTGCTCATCCTCAAACGACGGGGTATTTGAGTAGGGAACCCACTGGTAACAGGATTCCACCGCAGGTTCCGCGGTGAAGCCGCCGACACAGATCATGTCTCGGTAGCGCTGGGCTTCCTGGTTATCATCGTCAAGCTGTGTGTAATGGACTCGGCACAAAACTCTGAATTGGTCGGGGTTGTCGGAGATGGGATGCTCTGAGGGAGCCCAACAGTCAACGTCTCCGGTGACGCCGGCTACATTCGCGTCGCGCGCCGCGACGACACTCACGTCCTTGGTCAGTTTGGCGTCCTGATCGCTGGGCTTCGGTTCGTTGTTCGTGAGCGCTGACGAACATCCGGCACCCAGAAGCACAAGCAAGACCGCACAGGACAGGCGATGCAGGAGACGCGTAGACACCCGTCAACCGTAACTCACCAAAACTGATGGCGTTGCGACAAAGGGAAAACCCCGCCCAGCATAAGACTGGACGGGGTTTTGGCAGTTCAACACGCACATGTCAGATGCGAGTTCGTCCGGATAGGTTAGAAACGAACCGTGTAAATGATCTGTTCAAGCACGTTTGGGTGGATGTAGTACTCCTTGATGGTCTTGCCGTCGGTCGCAGCTGCGGCCTTTCGGAAGTCCCACTCTCCGGTGGTCAGCCGGCGAGCGTTATCGTCTCCGACGACCCAGACTCCTGAGTAGCTAATACCGTTCAGAACTCGGCCGTCGCCCGCCCAAATGCGCGAGACGCCGTTCTTATCCTGCGATGAGTTTGTCTGTGGACGTACGTGATAGGTCAAGGGTTCTTCCTCTTTCAATTCTGTTGGAGTTACGGGGGGTGCCGGGGTTGTTGGGGCAGTGCTGTGTGGAACAATCGTGTGCGTATATGGCGAGATTCTCCCGGAATAACCGTTCGACCAGTTAGGACTTGGCGGGAAAATCTCAAAATGGACGTGCGGTCCGGTTGCCGTGCCAGTCGCACCTACATAGCCAATGAGCTGCCCGCGAGCAACCGGTTGACCGACGTTGACGGCAAAACTGGTCATATGGGCGTAGCCCGAGTACCCCCAGGAATGCCTGAGGAGCACGAAGATGCCGGCGGGCGAGAGCATCCATGAATGGTTCTGACCCCACCCGTTTGCTTCGACGACTCCGGCGTCCGTGGCATAGATGGGAGTACCAGCAGGTGCAGCCAGGTCAATACCGTGATGACCTGGACCATAGCCCTGCGAAATATTCACTGAGGCGAGAGGCCATTCAATACTCAAGGCAATCACCTCGATCGATTACTGTGTAGGCAAGCATCTGGGCGAGTAGCGGAACGAAACCGTATTCTGTCATTTGCTCTCCTTTCGTTGGTTGGTTGTGTTGCGATTATTCGCGGGGTTGGCGGCCACCGTGCCGCAGCGCATCCGCCTCGCTCACTCGTGATCTGATGTGTTGTTGAGCAATAGGCGGTGTGCTATGGCAGCGGTGACCATCGCCACATACTGGTCGGTGGGAACAAAAATGCCCCGCTCTACCTTCGAGAGGTAGGCCACGGATGTGCCCGCTTCGTCTGCGACGTCGGCCAGGGTCATGCTGGCGAATTGTCGAAGCACCCTGAGGGTGTTTCCCATTCGTTCAACGTGTCTGGCCATGTCCAATAGTGTGACATAAATTGGACACGATAACCAGCGAGAAGTCCAATACCAGCATTTTTTATTGATTTAATGTCAA from Lysinibacter cavernae harbors:
- a CDS encoding M23 family metallopeptidase translates to MSIEWPLASVNISQGYGPGHHGIDLAAPAGTPIYATDAGVVEANGWGQNHSWMLSPAGIFVLLRHSWGYSGYAHMTSFAVNVGQPVARGQLIGYVGATGTATGPHVHFEIFPPSPNWSNGYSGRISPYTHTIVPHSTAPTTPAPPVTPTELKEEEPLTYHVRPQTNSSQDKNGVSRIWAGDGRVLNGISYSGVWVVGDDNARRLTTGEWDFRKAAAATDGKTIKEYYIHPNVLEQIIYTVRF
- a CDS encoding putative B6 ABC transporter substrate-binding protein, translated to MLNANASGATARRIVRTGVAIMVAAGMLAAAGCSARGSETGASSDASTTVKKFAIVTPEKEADHGWNQQGIWAAKDVATSLDIELDDNSNVGYDNTETILTQVADNGNDFIIAHASGFATVAARVAEATGVPTLVVDYEKNIPGTVASVTTEAQQGAYLAGVVAAKSTTTQKVGIVVSAEDLNWFRMSGGFAEGVYSVDPSIEVTIAYIGPAEYGDSAGGKNQASVLIAGGADVIIGMGDGATVGYLQAVETAPNVKYIATIGDVSEAVTNPDTVLTTVQWNFADTFTQAIKDVEDGSFGTATYSLTVENKGLTLQETDAFTDDITAAVKQATEDIASGKVTVTRATTKDQVQSIIDAKK
- a CDS encoding helix-turn-helix domain-containing protein → MARHVERMGNTLRVLRQFASMTLADVADEAGTSVAYLSKVERGIFVPTDQYVAMVTAAIAHRLLLNNTSDHE